AGAGGCTTGTTCTGCATCTGCATTTCTATTATGATTCttacaaaattcaaaatacttACAAAATGATTATTGGTGCATTTGTAAGATGCACCAATAATCATTGTTTATCAAATATGTAAGACAtatttgataaacaatcatgaGTACATAATGTGGACATGATCACCAAGCAGACAGAGGCAagtaacagaacagctagaacagtctaagtTCAGAAAAATGTGTCCCTTTACTGTCATGTAGGCTTTTAAACcaggaaacagcaacaacaatcaTGCCCTATCATTATATAGTATCCAAAACTAGTGCAGTATAGTATCCATAGTctcagatgatatctagtctcatatcacaatgaTGATATACTGATATGTCACCCAGCCCTGACTTACCATGCCCTcgttcaaaaacaaaaatctgataGCTCTGTTCTTCTGTCCTCATGCTCCACCACCACCCTTCTCTGTTCCAGGTTTGGTGTGTACGTCCCACTCTGCTGTTTTCACCAGGAGGGGGGGAAGAGCCAAACAGCGTCGGTTGATTGTGATTACCCAGTCGACCACCAGCAGACCGACCTAACAGAGGCTCCTTTCTTTCGTCCACGtgacttcctcttcctgttacGGGAGAATCTCAGAGAGCAGTTTGCcagccccccccacacacccacacacacctgcccccctcacacacattctcacacgcCAGAGCTGATTCGCACcgaggtggaggagctgaagagtGACTTCAACCGACGAATCAAGGAAGTGCTGTTCAACTCTCTGTTCAGCGCTTACTACGTCGCCTTCTTGCCCCTCTGCTTTGTCAAGGTTGGTATATTTCACTTTCACGTTCAAGTTCAGCTTTATTTAGAGCCCCAGATCACTTTTTAGCgactcaaagggctttacagaccCACAAGTTTCCAACAAACACAATAGGACAACACCCCCTGACTAGACTAAGCTGACAGAGGTGGCGCTGTCCTGCTGCTTTTAGATTTGAGCCTCAGACATGATCAATCACTCGATTCTCCTGCATGGTCTAGAAAACCTAGGCTGGTCTTAAGGAAACAACATTCATACCTCTCCAGTAGAGCCTTCTCTGTCCCtggtgtggagtttgcatgttctccctgtgtctgtgtgagtttcTGACAGGATCTCAgatttcctcccacagtccaaagtcAGAGCCATTAAACTGTGGAACAGTCTGCCGATCGAGGTCAGACAAGCAACATCTTTAGTGTTTGTTAAATCGCTTCTCAAAATATTCTTTTATCATAAAGTTTTTCCGAatgctgctgtttcattttcccacgttttatgcatttattttttgtgtaacTTCATTCCCCTCTGTTATatgatctgttttttctttttgttttgtgctgtgtttaaatctttttttcattctgttaggcactttgtaactttacgaaaagtgctatataaataagtTTATTGTTAATAGGTTTGTTTAACCCTCTTGTTTAACtccccaaaaacacacagatgaaataGGGAAAAAGGGAAGACATTTTGAGAAAGGCCATGGggagagaacaaaaacaaatgataaagaACAAGAAAACTACAAATAGAAAACATGTTAGGAAACATAgcaaagagaacaaaaacacCGTCAGGCAGCCCCTATTCATTTCCAACAATTTGGGCCTTTTCAGACTGTaaggaaatgtgatttttttttcccccctttcaaATAAGATCTGCAGGACAAACTGTCCACATTGCAAGCGGTTAGGTAGGATTTGTGTGTTCAGGCAGAGTTAAGCTACCTTCCCTGGTTGCTGTGGTAATAATTtgggtgtgtgtccatgcagtCCATGCACTACTGGAATTCCTCAGTCGCAGCAGGAAACATCAGAGTCAGAAGAGACTGATTCATGCAGCAGTGTTTTGTGCTGCAGATACACCAAGCTGTCCATTTTTTTGTAGTGCTCTGGACATGTCGCCATCATCATGTGTCAAGCTGCAAGTGACATTAAGGACAGCTCAACACTGTTTGGAGCGGCCAGAGTGCTCAGACTGACAGAAATTGAGCAGAAATTTGAATATGAATTGCATTTCAAGCCACATAGACATGTTGCTTCAATCTGACTTGTAAAAATTGAATCCCATTTGGGTTTTTTCCATTCTGACCTGATAAAATTAATCTGGCTCCAGTGTGTACATgccaaaaatcagatttgggctggcagaCTGAACAAGGCGTATTTTCTTCTCCCCTGCCAGACCGTTTCTCTTTACCTGTGCCTTAtaacttgtgtttgtgtgggagtgTGAGTTCAGCTACTGTGTCTAACACACTCTTTACTTCCATAGAGTACCCAGTACTATGACATGCGATGGTCGTGTGAACACCTGATCATGGTGTGGATCAATGCGTTTGTGATGCTGATGAGTCAGCTGCTGCCTCCCAGCTACTGTGATCTCCTTCATCGTTCTGCAGCTCACTTGGGCCGCTGGCAAAAGCTAGAGCACGGCTCTTACAGCAATGCACCTCAGCATATGTGAGTGGCCCTTTGTGTACACATTAATTGACACAGAGGCATGAGATGTGGTGTTTTTTCTTACTGtatgttgtgtttctgcattcattttccaGGTGGTCAGAAAGTACCATTTGGCCTCAGGGGGTGCTGGTACGACACAGTCGCTGTCTGTACAAGGCAGTAGGGCCCTATAATGTGGCAATGCCCTCGGACGTTTCCCATGCAAGGTTTTATGTGAGTAACtgtgcatatttttgtgttttagtgcTGTGGTTTTTAAAACCATGATCCAGGGCTCCCAgcgggtcctcagcaaaatgaagactagtttaatttcatttcattttaacatgACCTTATTATTATCTCATCGCTTTgatttaaacaatttaatacacaATATTTCTGGCCTCTGTTCCATAGTTCCTTGTTTTTGTAGTTCTTCCCATCTGAACCTCACTTCTTCTCGTTGGGTTCTCTAGTTCCTGTTCCACAAGCCATTGCGGATCCTTAACCTGTTGATCTGGATTGAGTCCAGTGTGGTCTTCTACCAGCTGTACTCTCTGCTGCGCTCTGAACGCTGGAACCACACCCTCTCCCTGGGCCTTATTCTTTTCTGCAACTACTATGTCCTTTTTAAACTTCTCCGAGACCGCATTGTCTTGGGCAAAGCCTACTCGTACCCGCTCTCCTCCAACAGCTTGGGGCTCAAGTCACACTAAAGGCAGCCTCGTGGCCGCCCCACCACCTGCTCCTCACCTATGAACTCTGAATGTCAAGGGGagatgggtgaatgtgaggtaAGGTGGAAGGAGCAGGCCAGGGGTGTTGCCTAGCACCAATGCTCGGAGGGGTAGGGACGGACTGTGAACTCATAATTGTGTTTTGATACGGTTCTATTTTTCATGCAATGTTTATATATACCTATTtaaagaatatttttattttgtatactATTTCGGGTTACGCCGGGCATTACCATGCTGACAACATtggtatgttgtgttatgttgttgcTAGGCGACATGAAAGTCAGGGAATGCCAGGAGGTGACTTCCGCCAAAGATGTTTTAAGTGCAGGTGGCCAATTAAATTTGGCCTCTGTAAGTCAGTTAGATCCTTTGCACACCTAGTCATTTACAGAAGATATTAATAGCAGAGGAAAGAGTTGTTCCTACATACTGATCCATCAGGTTATTCCACATTAACCCTGACAACCCTTAAAACTTACATCTGAATCCAGCGAAGCTGATGTCgacaggatgattttttttaatatcagcatTGGAGGTTTTCAGGGCTGTGAATAATGGTTACTGTTCTGAACAACTTCAACCCCTGATTTCAAATGTGATTTGAACCATTTGGTTGAATAAAGGAAAAACTCTGACTCTTGATCACTGTGCAGGAACAGCACCTTAGGGATTCCTATCCACCTGCCTCTGTGGGGAATGCTGTATtcttcctcattcattttgttactgtatttttgttCTGGGTTTCTGCTTATTTCACAGCAGTTGCTGTAAGGAAGACAGTTACAGCACCAGTCTTTACAGAGGTGTACTGGGGTGTCAGATGGTGAGGATGCATTGGTTTTGGGGCAGGTGTATGTCATAGGCATGCTTAAACTCAAAGCACCCACTTGGAGCCATGTTACCTACAGTTTGAGCCAGGGAGTGTGAACCCTTGTGATATACAGTATCCCTGCCCTGGTCATGGACAGTCCAAAGTGTAGCTTTTGAAGGACAGCTGCTTTTGCCAGGTGGTAACTACAGTCTGTCTCACTGATGTCTGTTCATGTTTTGGCTGTGTTGAAATTTTCTTCCCATGTTGTAGCTCTGTGACTCATTTGTGTTCCTTGAGGTCATccaatctctgttttttttttttttttttaatttctgtgccTAAATGACAAAACCACAACAGAATTGACAACCATATCACATCCACCTAATTGTGGTTTGGGGTGCAGACAACAGAACCAATGTGGCTATTTAGAGATGTCTTTTTGTGAATCACAAGACTCATACCCCTCTCTTTCAGCAACTATGTGCTCATCAACACACCCACATATGGATTTGACAGCTTAGGATGTCCATCTGTAGCATTTTCACCACTGTGTTGCTTTCATTTCTTAGGGTGAATGCAACTGGAGGAGAAAGAATGTATGCCACCTCATTACCAATACATGTATTCTCAGTTACCAGAATGGTATTACAGACAGATTGCCTTGCATATGCGTCACATAGCCTTTTAGTTCAGTCACACTTCATGTGCATCTCCGTAATCAAGTGGTTTTCTCTCCTTTGCGTGGGCCCTCTATCAGTTACACTTATCTGTAGACAGTGGCTAAATTGAGGTAATATTAAGCAGCAGTGTTAGGGCCATGTGCAGTATTCAAGCAGAAATTGATAGAGCTTGAACAAAAACATCTGCAGTGTCCAAGAGAAAATCTGAGAATCAATattttctgtgctgctctgaaTTCCACACTGGCTTGCCTCAGTCAGCTTCAACTGTGCAAGTgtagatgaggaggaggaaaccgCTTTTGAGATGAACCCAAGTGCATGTCTGGATCACTGGTGCTACACAGTGCCTCAGCAAAAGTGTGAGGAATGGCCGTGCTCAAGTGCCATACACGTGCCCATTCTTCTTTTGTTCTTCTTGTAACGTCAGCCCTAAATCAACTTCATGGTGCCCCTTATTTACTTGTGGAGATCTGAGTGACTTAGGGTCATTTCCACTTGAATGTAGCAAACTTTGCAAGTCAGTGGTGCCGTTTAATTGGCATGTTTTTGTGGTTAGTGGTATGGACTCTTATGTCAGCAGTATCACTAAAATGTCAATTTGGAACGATTGTTGTATCATCTTTAACTTACCCATATTTCCATATGATAGCATCAGGGGCAGCTTATGGGTTGCTTAGGATGTAGCTGCTCTGTCAGTCCTCAGTTGAAACTGAGGTCTCTCCTCAAATGACTCATCCTTTCTGCCTCCCttcaagtgaaattaaattatttggtGAAACTGATAAGATCACTTCTGAAGCAGATGATGGGGAGTGAGCTTTGGAAGGCTCATCTCATCTTGCCAGTGGCCTCAGTTCTCCACATTAATTTGAAGTGTACTTGATCCTACTCTAGCCTGCGTGGATCCTGGAGAAAGGATCAAAGCAAAGTGAATGCAGAGTAATTGATGTCTGTACCCTCCATCAAACAAACTGTGGAATTGAGATGCAGGGTTTGTTCTTAGGTGCCATATCTCAGGATGCAGTGTAAACTCCTGGTTTATCCTGTTCTGGAATGTGGGGGTGCTGGAGAAGTCACAGGAGCTGGTCTTCATATTTCAGCTTATTACAGCCTTCAGTTTTCCCACAGCATTTCTGAAAATGCCTTTGACATCTGAAACAATAAACTATGGtgttaaaacaaagaaagtgtGTGCAGTTATcaataaaatgtggtttatcagcAGAGAATGAAGAAAC
This DNA window, taken from Myripristis murdjan chromosome 3, fMyrMur1.1, whole genome shotgun sequence, encodes the following:
- the tmem39a gene encoding transmembrane protein 39A, which encodes MPGGRRGPSRQQLSRSALPSLQTLVGGNISNGTAFRNRSSNSVGLSAPPLSALITPEPVRHSRIPELPLDSSLLFEFLLFVYLLVALFVQYINIYRTVWWYPYSHPAASTSLNFHLMDYHLAIFITVMLARRLVWTIVSEVSQSGGGSLLRYVVLIAARLSLLTFCGWVLCWTLVNLCKNHSVLNLLFLGYPFGVYVPLCCFHQEGGKSQTASVDCDYPVDHQQTDLTEAPFFRPRDFLFLLRENLREQFASPPHTPTHTCPPHTHSHTPELIRTEVEELKSDFNRRIKEVLFNSLFSAYYVAFLPLCFVKSTQYYDMRWSCEHLIMVWINAFVMLMSQLLPPSYCDLLHRSAAHLGRWQKLEHGSYSNAPQHMWSESTIWPQGVLVRHSRCLYKAVGPYNVAMPSDVSHARFYFLFHKPLRILNLLIWIESSVVFYQLYSLLRSERWNHTLSLGLILFCNYYVLFKLLRDRIVLGKAYSYPLSSNSLGLKSH